A genomic stretch from Primulina huaijiensis isolate GDHJ02 chromosome 14, ASM1229523v2, whole genome shotgun sequence includes:
- the LOC140957848 gene encoding N-terminal acetyltransferase B complex catalytic subunit NAA20-like: MTYLARWPDYFHVAEAPGNRIMGYVMGKVEGQGESWHGHVTAVTVAPEYRRQQLAKNLMNLLENMRDKVDKAYFVDLFVRASNTPAIKMYEKLGYIVYSRVLQYYSGEEDGLDMRKAMSRDVKKKSVIPLKRPITLDELEYD, encoded by the exons ATGACTTATTTGGCACGTTGGCCGGATTATTTTCACGTGGCCGAAGCTCCTGGAAACCGAATCATGGGCTACG TTATGGGGAAGGTTGAAGGACAAGGTgagt CATGGCACGGTCATGTGACAGCTGTAACTGTAGCTCCTGAATATCGCAGGCAACAATTGGCCAAGAACCTGATGAACCTATTGGAGAACATGAGAGACAAGGT TGACAAGGCTTATTTTGTGGACCTTTTTGTGAGAGCTTCTAATACACCCGCCATCAAGATGTATGAGAAG cTTGGCTACATAGTTTATAGCCGCGTACTTCAATATTACTCTGGAGAAGAAGATGGGTTGG ATATGAGGAAAGCTATGTCAAGAGATGTCAAAAAGAAGTCTGTTATTCCTTTGAAGCGGCCCATCACTCTGGATGAATTGGAATATGACTAG
- the LOC140957799 gene encoding uncharacterized protein, which yields MDILKEELLKKRQSLSEDVGGKKFFKRSEIEQKRLQRLREEEKREAEAKALRHKKSQQEQQNDDPNSTSGQNSKPEIPKSMPESSSSKTLADEKKIDGLNLPKQEVVRRLRFLKQPVTLFGEDDEARLDRLKYVLKAGLFEVDDTDMTEGQTNDFLRDIVELKNRQKSGILSDRKRKGREDTGEDDESGSRDDDLSGDGGSSGVDHDKDLKRMKANFEELCHEDKILVFFKKLLNEWKQELDEMSEAEKRTAKGKSMVATFKQCARYLNPLFKFCRKKILPDDIRRALLVVVDCCMKRDYLAAMDQYIKLAIGNAPWPIGVTMVGIHERSAREKIYTNSVAHIMNDETTRKYLQSVKRLMTFSQRRYPTMPSKAVEFNSLANGSDLQSLLAEEMSFGGNHQKEKLLLMPAPKEE from the exons ATGGACATCCTGAAAGAGGAGTTGTTGAAGAAGAGGCAGAGCCTGTCGGAGGATGTCGGAGGCAAAAAGTTTTTCAAGCGTTCTGAAATCGAGCAGAAACGCCTTCAGCGCCTGCGAGAAGAGGAAAAACGGGAGGCCGAGGCCAAAGCCCTCCGCCACAAGAAATCGCAGCAAGAACAACAGAACGATGACCCTAATTCAACTTCAGGTCAGAATTCCAAGCCCGAGATTCCCAAATCCATGCCCGAATCATCCTCTTCGAAGACCCTGGCCGACGAGAAAAAGATCGACGGTCTCAATCTACCGAAGCAAGAAGTCGTCCGCCGCCTCCGCTTCTTGAAACAGCCGGTGACCCTCTTTGGAGAAGACGATGAGGCGAGACTAGACCGTTTGAAGTATGTTCTAAAGGCTGGATTGTTTGAGGTTGATGATACTGATATGACGGAGGGGCAAACTAATGATTTCTTGCGCGATATTGTGGAGCTTAAGAATCGGCAGAAGTCGGGTATTCTGAGTGATAGGAAGAGGAAAGGGAGGGAGGACACCGGGGAGGATGATGAGAGTGGAAGTCGGGATGATGATTTGAGTGGGGATGGGGGTTCTTCTGGTGTGGATCATGACAAGGATTTGAAACGAATGAAGGCGAATTTCGAGGAGTTGTGCCACGAGGATAAGATTCTAGTGTTCTTTAAGAAGCTGTTGAATGAGTGGAAACAGGAATTGGATGAGATGAGTGAGGCTGAAAAGAGGACGGCCAAAGGGAAGTCCATGGTAGCCACTTTCAAGCAATGTGCCCGTTATTTGAATCCTCTTTTCAAGTTCTGTAGGAAGAAG ATTCTTCCCGACGATATTCGGCGAGCACTGCTGGTGGTTGTTGATTGTTGTATGAAACGTGACTACCTTGCCGCAATGGACCAGTACATCAAATTGGCGATTGGAAATGCTCCATGGCCCATTGGTGTTACTATGGTTGGTATCCACGAACGTTCTGCGCGTGAAAAGATTTATACCAACAGTGTCGCACACATAATGAACGATGAGACAACTCGTAAGTATTTGCAATCTGTTAAGAGGCTGATGACTTTCTCCCAACGTCGGTATCCAACTATGCCTTCCAAAGCTGTTGAGTTCAACAGTCTTGCAAATGGCAGTGATTTGCAGTCGCTGTTAGCAGAGGAAATGTCATTTGGAGGGAATCATCAAAAGGAGAAGCTTCTATTGATGCCTGCTCCTAAAGAAGAGTAG
- the LOC140957347 gene encoding uncharacterized protein yields the protein MARISSAVEIPQDRRRRNIRCSPESRQSNWRNRSYSRSRSPNHVSGRGRSYGSRIPYNNNGYDRYNRSSPDYSYPTIDGTLKSGERNEINYDNRRNDYLDRDFRNGHDMDPQSDEELKGLGYEEYRRLKRQRLRKNLKTCIWNCTPSPPRDSFTSLDGKLEDYHGVEDDSLDKEVCKVNPSIQKLSERESVSKPADSESESGDSRSKTKRKVRKSDSRRKSRRTRYVSESDNDSELESADSESETDDSRSRKRRTVRKSRSKPKSRRSKSVPESDSDSEGSSDDESEEERRRRRRNRKKSSKINTSFKRKSSSKKKSLSSDLDSGDESETQSSDVNDFTVLKKPKHDLSKRSTRSKRKRKSESPGTYSHESHSDPEKDANGVKEKVNEVNVNDDENNEVIKFKEMIELGKKPALDDDAVVGPMPLPRAEGHISYGGALRPGEGDAIAQYVQQGKRIPRRGEVGLSAEEISKFETLGYVMSGSRHQRMNAIRIRKENQVYSAEDKRALAMFNYEEKAKREQKVMADLQRLVQHHIGQDSAPSHDPFSGRIGEVADD from the coding sequence ATGGCTAGGATCTCATCCGCCGTAGAAATTCCGCAAGACCGACGTCGCAGAAATATTCGCTGTTCTCCCGAATCACGTCAAAGCAACTGGCGCAACCGAAGCTACAGCCGGAGCCGGAGCCCTAACCACGTAAGCGGTCGTGGCCGTAGTTACGGCAGTCGGATCCCCTACAACAACAACGGTTATGACAGGTACAATCGTTCTTCCCCTGACTACTCATATCCTACGATCGACGGAACTCTTAAGTCTGGTGAAAGAAATGAAATCAATTATGATAATCGAAGGAACGACTATCTCGATCGCGATTTTAGAAACGGGCATGATATGGATCCTCAATCCGATGAAGAGCTGAAAGGGCTAGGTTATGAAGAATACCGTCGGCTCAAGCGCCAGAGACTgaggaaaaatttgaaaacttgtATATGGAATTGTACTCCTAGTCCCCCTAGGGATTCGTTTACATCGTTGGATGGGAAATTAGAAGATTACCACGGAGTAGAAGACGACAGTCTTGATAAAGAGGTTTGTAAAGTAAACCCAAGCATACAAAAATTGTCCGAGAGGGAATCTGTGTCGAAGCCTGCTGATTCTGAATCTGAGTCGGGTGATTCTAGGTCAAAAACGAAGAGAAAGGTTAGAAAATCTGATTCAAGGCGCAAGAGCAGGAGGACAAGATATGTTTCTGAGAGTGACAACGATTCTGAATTGGAGTCTGCCGATTCTGAATCGGAAACAGACGATTCTAGGTCAAGGAAAAGAAGGACGGTTAGAAAATCCAGGTCTAAACCCAAAAGTAGGAGATCAAAATCTGTTCCTGAAAGTGACAGTGATTCAGAGGGGTCCAGTGATGATGAATCGGAAGAAGAGAGGAGACGACGGAGAAGAAATCGAAAGAAGAGTAGTAAGATAAACACAAGTTTTAAGAGAAAGAGCAGCAGTAAGAAGAAGAGCTTATCGAGTGATCTTGACAGTGGAGACGAAAGTGAAACTCAAAGTTCTGATGTTAATGATTTTACGGTGTTGAAGAAACCGAAGCATGATTTATCAAAAAGGTCTACAAGAAGCAAGAGGAAGAGAAAATCGGAGAGCCCTGGCACATACTCACACGAGAGCCATTCTGATCCGGAAAAGGATGCAAATGGTGTTAAAGAAAAGGTGAATGAAGTTAATGTGAATGATGATGAAAATAACGAGGTGATTAAGTTCAAGGAAATGATTGAATTAGGGAAGAAGCCTGCGTTGGATGATGATGCAGTTGTGGGTCCGATGCCTTTGCCAAGAGCGGAAGGGCATATAAGCTATGGCGGTGCGCTCAGGCCTGGTGAAGGTGATGCCATAGCCCAATATGTTCAGCAAGGTAAGCGAATCCCTCGTAGAGGTGAAGTGGGTCTTTCAGCTGAAGAGATTTCTAAGTTCGAGACTCTTGGCTATGTTATGAGTGGTAGCAGACATCAGAGGATGAATGCAATTCGTATCAGAAAAGAAAACCAGGTTTACAGTGCAGAGGATAAACGGGCACTAGCGATGTTTAACTATGAGGAGAAGGCCAAGCGTGAACAGAAGGTCATGGCTGATTTGCAGCGGTTGGTTCAGCATCATATCGGGCAGGACTCAGCTCCTTCTCACGACCCATTCAGTGGAAGGATTGGTGAGGTTGCGGATGATTGA